The Humulus lupulus chromosome 4, drHumLupu1.1, whole genome shotgun sequence genome has a window encoding:
- the LOC133832334 gene encoding uncharacterized protein LOC133832334, with protein MNGIRVQELMTNKFRNWDFYTSPVTEGRILIIWSKVFVKIILGDFNAIFTARDRSGGKPVSKMELLDSSQWLAVNHLEALKSTGSFFTWTNNQDGSARIYSKIDHVFINEEWLDMFPNTSAMYNWETISDHCSCTISVMTVENMGVKLFRFYNFLAYHVNFKQMVLDSWRKPLKGTGVHFQKSKDQYQEALFLAQLHPINLALQDKVKVTAENFRIQEQIGIMGRPSSASKQCVEMGSKLSLDQQLLLLNPFTHKEIRDAMFNISTIKSPGPDGYGSTFFKVLWQDIGDEVCRAIGQFFETDDLLLFCKGSLSTVKVLKNVIGEFSSVTGLQINESKSQVYFGGVSAAEKLQISAELNLSEGSFPLKYLGVPMRPTKWKHEDCDIIIQKIKMRLHTWASRHLSFAGRMQLIHSVLLDEYFCPSPKHN; from the exons ATGAATGGAATCAGAGTGCAAGAACTGATGACTAATAAATTTAGGAATTGGGACTTTTACACTAGTCCTGTTACGGAGGGAAGAATCTTGATTATATGGAGTAAAGTATTTGTCAAG ATTATTTTAGGAGACTTTAATGCTATTTTTACCGCGAGGGATAGAAGTGGAGGAAAGCCTGTTTCTAAGATGGAGCTCTTGGATTCGTCTCAGTGGCTTGCTGTGAATCATTTGGAAGCTCTTAAAAGCACTGGCTCTTTTTTTACTTGGACTAATAATCAAGATGGATCTGCTCGTATTTACTCCAAGATAGACCATGTTTTTATAAATGAGGAATGGCTGGATATGTTTCCTAACACATCAGCCATGTATAATTGGGAAACAATCTCAGACCATTGCTCATGTACTATTTCTGTAATGACAGTGGAGAATATGGGTGTAAAGCTGTTTCGTTTTTACAACTTCTTGGCTTATCATGTTAACTTTAAGCAGATGGTATTAGATAGTTGGAGGAAGCCGCTAAAGGGGACAG GAGTCCATTTTCAAAAATCCAAGGACCAATATCAGGAAGCATTGTTTCTTGCTCAACTCCATCCTATTAATCTTGCTCTTCAAGACAAAGTTAAGGTTACTGCTGAAAATTTCAGAATTCAAGAGCAAAT AGGTATAATGGGAAGACCTAGTTCAGCTTCTAAGCAGTGTGTTGAGATGGGTTCAAAGCTTTCTTTAGATCAGCAGCTGCTATTGTTGAACCCTTTCACTCATAAGGAAATTCGAGATGCCATGTTCAATATTTCTACTATCAAATCTCCGGGCCCAGATGGTTATGGTTCAACTTTCTTTAAGGTGTTGTGGCAGGACATTGGTGATGAAGTTTGTAGAGCAATAGGTCAATTTTTTGAGACAG ATGACTTGCTGCTATTTTGTAAAGGTTCCCTGTCAACAGTTAAAGTTCTTAAGAATGTGATTGGGGAGTTTAGTTCTGTTACAGGGCTTCAAATCAATGAGAGTAAATCTCAGGTTTACTTTGGGGGAGTTTCAGCTGCTGAAAAACTCCAGATTTCTGCTGAGTTGAATCTGTCAGAGGGATCATTTCCTCTTAAATACCTTGGTGTCCCTATGAGACCTACCAAATGGAAGCATGAAGACTGTGATATCATAATTCAAAAAATCAAAATGAGATTGCACACTTGGGCAAGTAGACACCTATCTTTTGCTGGTAGAATGCAACTAATCCATTCGGTTCTGTTGGATGAGTATTTTTGTCCTTCCCCAAAGCATAATTAA